From the Selenomonadales bacterium genome, the window CTGACGGCCTTCGATAACAGCGTCAGCCATTTTACCCGTCAAGAGTTTAACGGCACGGATAGCATCATCGTTACCCGGGATAACGTGATCGATTTCGTCCGGATCGCAGTTCGTGTCAACGATTGCTACGATGGGAATACCCAATTTTTTAGCTTCTGCAACAGCGATGCGTTCTTTGCGCGGGTCGATGATGAAGAGAGCGCCCGGCAATTTCTGCATGTCTTTGATACCGCCGAGGAATTTCTGCAATTTCGTCATTTCCTGACGGAGCAAGATTACTTCTTTTTTCGGCAATACGTCGAATACGTTTTCTTCTTCCATTTTTTCGAGTTCACGAAGACGGTTGATACGTTTCTGGATCGTCTGGAAGTTCGTGAGCATGCCGCCGAGCCAGCGTTCGTTTACATAGAACATATCGCAACGGAGAGCTTCTTCTTTCACTGCTTCCTGAGCCTGTTTTTTCGTACCAACGAAAAGGATCGATTTGCCTTCGCCTGCTACTTCGCGAACGAAGTTGTACGCTTCATCTACTTTTTTAACCGTTTTCTGAAGGTCGATGATGTAGATGCCATTGCGTTCCGTGAAGATGTACGGAGCCATTTTCGGGTTCCATCTTCTCGTCTGATGTCCGAAATGAACACCAGCTTCCAAAAGTTGTTTCATAGAAATTACTGCCATTTTGGTGCACCTCCTGTTTTTTCCTCCGCCATTCGCATATCCCGCGTCCACCGCAAAGGGCACAGGTCGGGATTGAAGTGGCGTGCGTTTTCTTTACACCGCTGTATATTATATCACACGGAACTTTTCGAATCAATCTTTTTTTACAAAGAAAATCCCCTCCGAAGCAGATTTTTCATGCTTTCGGAGGGGGCATATCACTTATTTTTTCGTCTTGCGAAGTTCGTCCATCAGCCACTCGTTAAGTACGCGAATATATGTACCTTTCATGCCGAGCGATTTCGACTCGATAACGCCCGCACTTTCAAATTTGCGAAGTGCATTGACGATGACAGAGCGCGTGATACCAACGCGGTCTGCGATCTTGCTCGCAACGAGAAGACCTTCGTTGCCGCCCAGTTCGTTCAGGATATGAACGACTGCTTCCATTTCGGAATAAGACAGTGTTGCAAGAGCGACTTGTACCGTTGCTTTTTTGCGCGTTTCTTCTTCTTTCTTTTCACTGCGATCGCGAAGAAGTTCCATACCAACAACAGTTGCACCGTATTCTGCCAAAATGAGATCGGCCGTTTCGAACTCTTTGTTGAATTTCGCTACGATAAGCGTACCGATGCGTTCACCCGCACCGTAGATCGGTACGACCGTCGTAAATTTGTCTTTGAACAGACATTCTTTCGAACGTTCGAACGTACACATACCGCCTTTCAGTCTTGTGTTCGGAAGCGTTTCCGTAACAGACATCAGCCATTCGACATATCGTTCGGGGAAGTTACCCACCTTAACCACGAGATCGATCATCAGATCGCACTCAAAACCGTCTTGCAGCGCGTGTCCAAGCACCTTGCCCTCACGATCCATGATGTAAAGGTTCGCTCCCAAAACGTTACCAAGTACAGCGGATATCTCGTTATAGTTCATTTTTTCGGCTTTTTGGAGAAGTTTGTTGATTTTTCGTGTGCCTTCCAGTATTTCAATCATGTTCCCAACCCGCTTTCTGTATTGTAATTTAAATTGTTACAAGATAAAATGACTCAAATCTTGATTCACGACAATATGCGACAGCTTTGTACTCACATATGCGCGATCGATCACAACTTCTTTTTCTTCAATATCAGGTGCTTCAAAGGCTAAGTCTTCCAATAGCTTCTCCAAGATCGTATGGAGTCTTCGCGCACCGATGTTCTCCGTTTCAGAGTTCACTCGACACGCGATCTCTGCCAATTCATCAATGGCATCGTCCGTAAACGTGATCGTAACGCCTTCCGTTGACAGCAATTCACGATACTGCTTCAAAAGTGCATTCGTCGGTTCCGTCAAGATACGGCAGAAGTCTTCTTTCGACAAGTTCGTCAATTCCACACGGATCGGGAATCGACCCTGCAGCTCCGGAATAAGATCAGACGGCTTCGACACATGGAACGCACCCGCCGCAATAAAGAGAATGTGATCCGTTTTTAAGGGACCGTATTTCGTCATGACCGTCGATCCTTCGACGATCGGCAAGATGTCACGCTGGACACCTTCACGCGATACATCGGGACCCGACTGACCGCCTCTGCCCGCTACCTTGTCGATCTCATCGAGGAAGATGATGCCCGAGCGTTCGGCAAGCTCTACGGCTTCTGTCGTAACGTCGTCCATGTCAATAAGCTTCTGTGCTTCTTCTTGTGCGAATATCTTACGCGCCTGTTTAACAGGCACTTTTCTTTTTTTCTGTTTCTTGGGCAAGATGTTCCCGATCATGTCTTGGATATTCATGCCCATCTCTTCCATATTGCCCGAACCGAACATACCGATCATCGGCCCACTGCCGTCTTCTACAGTGATCTCAACGAGTTCGTCTTCAAGCTCTCCATTGTCAAGACGTTTTTTCCACCACTTATAGCCCGCAGGCTGCTGTTTTTCTTCCGATTCAGCCACCTCTGCCGGTGCCTCGGCCGGCATATTCGCCGTCTGGAAGATCATCTCAAACGGATTCGGTGCCGTTTCTTTTTTCGTCGGCGGCAAGAAACAATGGATGATGCGTTCATTCGCCAGCTCCTGCGCTTTATCAGCCACAGCCTGCATCTTATTCAACTTCACCATGCGGATCGACGTTTCCACGAGGTCGCGTATCATCGATTCCACATCACGGCCGACATAGCCGACTTCAGTAAACTTCGTCGCTTCTACTTTGATGAACGGTGCATTGACGAGTTTTGCCAATCGTCTGGCGATCTCCGTCTTACCGACACCCGTCGGTCCGATCATCAAAATATTCTTTGGAATGATCTCTTCTTTCAACTCTTCGCTGAGCTGTTTACTTCTCCAGCGATTGCGAAGCGCAACAGCAACAGACTTCTTTGCCTGCGCCTGCCCAACGATATATTTATCCAACTCCCGAACGATCTGTTTCGGTGTTAATTCGCTCAAACTGATTCCCCCGTTCCTATAACACTTCTACCGTAATATTGTGATTCGTATAAATGCAGATATCGGCCGCAATATCAAGCGACTCCTTGACGATCTGTTCTGCCGACAAATCGGAGTGCTTGACGAGCGCACGAGCCGCACTCAAAGCGAACGAGCCGCCCGAACCGATCGCCGCAATATTATCGTCAGGCTCGATGACTTCACCATTACCCGATACGACGAGCATTTTTTCCCGATCCATTACGATGAGAAGTGCTTCCAAATTACGCAAAACACGGTCTGTGCGCCATTCTTTGGCAAGCTCTACCGCAGAGCGCATCAGATTCCCGTTGTATTCTTCCAATTTCGTTTCGAATTTACCGAACAGCGTAAACGCATCGGCTACCGAACCTGCAAAACCTGCCAAAATTTTGCCATGATACAAGCGACGTACTTTTTTGGCTTTGTGTTTCATGACCGTATTTCCGCCGAACGTTACCTGACCATCCCCTGCGATCGCAGATACACCGTTTTGTCTTACCGCAACGATCGTAGTTGCATGGAACATACTGTAATACCTCCATTCTTCTTACCGACAACAACGATTACCGTTTTCACATCTATCTCAGCTATGGTTTGACTATATATGATAAACGCAAAATGAGGCTGCGCATAAGTCAAACACGAGCAATGTTATATCATTGTTCCTGTCCTTGTCTTTGCAGGCAACCTCATCATTTTATTGATCCATATTCAAATATCTGTTCTTAACGGTAAAGCGCCCACATTACTATATATTCTATCATACCATAGAATTTAGATTATATGCAAGCTATTGTCGAAAAACTTTGAATTTTTCCAGAGATTCGAGCGCACGATCGGCGATCATTTTATTCTTCAATTTTTTGTCGCGTATCTTCTGACCGAGCGGAGGAAGCAAGCCGAAATTGACGTTCATCGGTTGGAAGTTCTTGCCTTCCGCGTGCGTGATATAGTGGCAAAGGGCACCGTGTGCCGTATCTTCGGGGAAGATGAACGGCTGTTTGCCACACGCCAATCTTGCCGCATTGATACCTGCCATAAGACCGGATGCAGCCGATTCAACGTATCCTTCTACACCTGTGATCTGGCCTGCGAAGAAAAGACGCGGGCGGCTTTTGAGCTGAAGCGTCTGTTCGAGGACTTTCGGAGAATGGATGTATGTGTTGCGGTGCATCACTCCAAGACGAACGAACTCAGCATTTTCAAGCCCCGGTATCATGCGGAATACGCGCTGTTGCTCGGGCCATTTCAGGTGCGTCTGGAATCCGACGATGTTATAAAGCGTCGCCGCCGCATTGTCTTGGCGAAGCTGTACGACAGCGTAGGCTTTCGCGCCTGTTTCGGGATGATCGAGTCCGACAGGCTTCATCGGGCCGTAGCGCATCGTGTCGATACCGCGTTTGGCCATGACTTCGATCGGCATACAGCCTTCGAAGAATATCTGTTTTTCAAAGTCTTTGGTCGGCGCTTCTTCCGCTGTGGTAAGTGCTTCCCAGAAGGCTTTGTATTCTTCTTCATTGAACGGGCAGTTCACGTAATCGGCATCACCTTTACCGTAACGAGATGCACGATAGACTTTGTTCCAGTCGAGCGATTCACCCGTTACGATGGGGGCTGCCGCATCGTAGAAGTAGCAGTAGTTTTCACCCGTGAGCGTCGCGATCTCTTCGGCGAGCTTACCGCTCGTAAGAGGGCCGGTCGCCACGATGGTGATCTCATCAAAGTTGAGGTCGGTGATCTCCGTATTCTCGATAACTTCGATATTCGGATGCGTTTTTACTTTGTTCGTGATATATTGACCGAACGCTTCGCGGTCAACGGCAAGTGCACCGCCCGCAGGCACAGCACACGCGTCTGCCGCTTCCATGATGAGCGAGCCCATGCGGCGCATCTCTTCTTTCAAAAGACCGACTGCATTTTCAAGACCCGCCCCGCGAAGTGAGTTGCTGCAGACAAGCTCTGCAAAATAATCCGTATGATGGGCAGGTGATTTCTGATTCGGGCGCATCTCATAGAGCATTACCTGTACGCCTTGATTCGCCAACTGCCAAGCGGCTTCACTACCAGCAAGGCCTGCTCCGATAACAACGACTTTTTCCACGATCTATTCCTCCGATTTGGAAGCGGTCTTGCGTTTGCGCGTGGCAGGTTTTTTCGGTTTTTCCGTTTTTTCGCCTGCGCGCGTCGGACACGCTTCATTTGCACAATATTTTTTCGTAAATTTCCCGCGATAGCCGTGACCTAAAAGGAATGTTCCGCACTCAGGGCACGTTTCTTTAAGAGGAACGTCCCACGTGACGAAATCACATTCGGGCCAGTTGTCACAACCATAGAAGATGCGTCCGCGCTTCGATTGACGTTCGACGAGATGACCGCCGCATTTATGGCACGTCACGCCCATATCTTTGACGATCGGTTTCGTATTGCGGCACGTCGGGAAGTTTGGACAAGCCAAGAACTTGCCGAATCGGCCTTGCTTGACGACCAT encodes:
- the rpsB gene encoding 30S ribosomal protein S2, whose translation is MAVISMKQLLEAGVHFGHQTRRWNPKMAPYIFTERNGIYIIDLQKTVKKVDEAYNFVREVAGEGKSILFVGTKKQAQEAVKEEALRCDMFYVNERWLGGMLTNFQTIQKRINRLRELEKMEEENVFDVLPKKEVILLRQEMTKLQKFLGGIKDMQKLPGALFIIDPRKERIAVAEAKKLGIPIVAIVDTNCDPDEIDHVIPGNDDAIRAVKLLTGKMADAVIEGRQ
- the codY gene encoding GTP-sensing pleiotropic transcriptional regulator CodY, whose product is MEILEGTRKINKLLQKAEKMNYNEISAVLGNVLGANLYIMDREGKVLGHALQDGFECDLMIDLVVKVGNFPERYVEWLMSVTETLPNTRLKGGMCTFERSKECLFKDKFTTVVPIYGAGERIGTLIVAKFNKEFETADLILAEYGATVVGMELLRDRSEKKEEETRKKATVQVALATLSYSEMEAVVHILNELGGNEGLLVASKIADRVGITRSVIVNALRKFESAGVIESKSLGMKGTYIRVLNEWLMDELRKTKK
- the hslU gene encoding ATP-dependent protease ATPase subunit HslU, whose protein sequence is MSELTPKQIVRELDKYIVGQAQAKKSVAVALRNRWRSKQLSEELKEEIIPKNILMIGPTGVGKTEIARRLAKLVNAPFIKVEATKFTEVGYVGRDVESMIRDLVETSIRMVKLNKMQAVADKAQELANERIIHCFLPPTKKETAPNPFEMIFQTANMPAEAPAEVAESEEKQQPAGYKWWKKRLDNGELEDELVEITVEDGSGPMIGMFGSGNMEEMGMNIQDMIGNILPKKQKKRKVPVKQARKIFAQEEAQKLIDMDDVTTEAVELAERSGIIFLDEIDKVAGRGGQSGPDVSREGVQRDILPIVEGSTVMTKYGPLKTDHILFIAAGAFHVSKPSDLIPELQGRFPIRVELTNLSKEDFCRILTEPTNALLKQYRELLSTEGVTITFTDDAIDELAEIACRVNSETENIGARRLHTILEKLLEDLAFEAPDIEEKEVVIDRAYVSTKLSHIVVNQDLSHFIL
- the hslV gene encoding ATP-dependent protease subunit HslV gives rise to the protein MFHATTIVAVRQNGVSAIAGDGQVTFGGNTVMKHKAKKVRRLYHGKILAGFAGSVADAFTLFGKFETKLEEYNGNLMRSAVELAKEWRTDRVLRNLEALLIVMDREKMLVVSGNGEVIEPDDNIAAIGSGGSFALSAARALVKHSDLSAEQIVKESLDIAADICIYTNHNITVEVL
- the trmFO gene encoding methylenetetrahydrofolate--tRNA-(uracil(54)-C(5))-methyltransferase (FADH(2)-oxidizing) TrmFO; its protein translation is MEKVVVIGAGLAGSEAAWQLANQGVQVMLYEMRPNQKSPAHHTDYFAELVCSNSLRGAGLENAVGLLKEEMRRMGSLIMEAADACAVPAGGALAVDREAFGQYITNKVKTHPNIEVIENTEITDLNFDEITIVATGPLTSGKLAEEIATLTGENYCYFYDAAAPIVTGESLDWNKVYRASRYGKGDADYVNCPFNEEEYKAFWEALTTAEEAPTKDFEKQIFFEGCMPIEVMAKRGIDTMRYGPMKPVGLDHPETGAKAYAVVQLRQDNAAATLYNIVGFQTHLKWPEQQRVFRMIPGLENAEFVRLGVMHRNTYIHSPKVLEQTLQLKSRPRLFFAGQITGVEGYVESAASGLMAGINAARLACGKQPFIFPEDTAHGALCHYITHAEGKNFQPMNVNFGLLPPLGQKIRDKKLKNKMIADRALESLEKFKVFRQ